In Rhodobacteraceae bacterium LMO-JJ12, a single window of DNA contains:
- the yghU gene encoding glutathione-dependent disulfide-bond oxidoreductase: MSDTYTPPKVWKHEAESGGRFASINRPVSGATHDKELPVGKHPHQLYSLATPNGVKVTVLFEELLALGIEEAEYDAWIINIMDGDQFSSGFVAVNPNSKIPALMDHSTKSPTRVFESGAIMLYLAEKFGQFLGEDRPEMLSWLFWQIGSAPYLGGGFGHFYAYAPEKWQYPIDRFTMEVKRQLDVLDQRLAGNQFLAGKDYTIADMANWSWYGQLALGRLYEAGEFLDVASYKNVQRWAQELDARTPVSRGRMVNRAFGEPKTQLRERHDAGDFDTQTWDKIGTDEES; encoded by the coding sequence ATGTCTGATACCTATACACCGCCCAAAGTCTGGAAACACGAGGCCGAATCCGGCGGACGCTTTGCCAGCATCAACCGCCCGGTTTCGGGCGCGACCCATGACAAGGAACTGCCCGTCGGCAAACATCCCCACCAGCTCTATTCGCTGGCCACGCCCAACGGCGTGAAGGTGACCGTTCTGTTCGAGGAGCTTCTCGCGCTCGGGATCGAAGAGGCAGAATACGACGCCTGGATCATCAACATCATGGACGGCGATCAATTCTCGTCCGGGTTCGTCGCGGTAAACCCGAACTCCAAAATCCCTGCATTGATGGATCATTCCACCAAAAGCCCGACGCGGGTTTTTGAATCTGGCGCGATCATGCTTTATCTGGCCGAAAAATTCGGCCAGTTCCTTGGCGAGGATCGCCCGGAAATGCTCAGCTGGCTGTTCTGGCAGATCGGCAGCGCGCCTTATCTTGGCGGCGGTTTCGGCCATTTCTACGCCTATGCGCCGGAAAAGTGGCAATACCCGATTGATCGCTTCACCATGGAGGTAAAACGCCAACTCGACGTGCTGGATCAACGCCTCGCTGGCAATCAGTTCCTTGCGGGCAAGGATTACACCATCGCCGATATGGCCAACTGGTCCTGGTATGGGCAACTCGCCCTTGGGCGGCTCTATGAGGCTGGTGAATTCCTTGACGTTGCAAGCTACAAGAACGTCCAGCGCTGGGCACAGGAGCTTGACGCGCGCACCCCGGTCAGCCGGGGCCGCATGGTCAATCGCGCCTTTGGTGAGCCAAAAACCCAGCTGCGCGAGCGTCACGATGCCGGTGATTTCGACACCCAGACATGGGACAAGATCGGCACCGACGAAGAAAGCTGA